ACCTGGGAGGTGGCGAGCATCGAGTACTCTCCAGTGCGGAATCGCTCAAGAATCTCGGTGCGTTCGTCGGTCTTGGTCTGGTGCGTAATGCAGGGAACGATGAACTCCTGAGAGATTTCGTAGGCGAAGTCGTTGTTCGCGGTGAAGATGATTGCGCGGTCATCGTGATGGCGTTTGATGAGATTGTCGAGCGTGTCGAGTTTCTTCGTCGCTGTCCGGGCGAGTCGCTCGGCGCGCTGCTTGGCGATGAGCGCCCGCCGTCCCTGGGGGTCGTAGGAGGTGCGCTTGAGGAACTCCTGGTAGCCGCGTTCCTTCCAGAGATCGAAGTCGTGGCTGTCGACGTAGTCGCGATAGAGCTTGTACTCCTCGTCGTACGTCTCGCGTTCGTCAGCCGTGAGGTCGACCGACATGTGGATCGTCTCGTACTCGCTGAGGTACTCGCCGGCGAGGTCGTCGACGTGCTCCCGATAGACGACCGGCCCGAGAAGGTCCTCGAGGAGTTCGTGCTTGCCATCGGGGCGCTCGTAGGTCGCCGTGAGGCCAAGGCGATACGGCGCGATCGTCATCTCGGGGATCTGCCGGTAGGTCGGGGGTGGCAGGTGGTGTTCCTCGTCGACGACGAGCAGGCCGAACTGGTCACCGTACTCGTTGACGTAACGATAGGCGCTGTCGTAGGTCGTGACGGTGATCGCGGTGACGTCGTGGCTGCCACCGCCCAGGACGCCGATCGGCTCTGGAAGTTGGTCACCGAAGGCGTTGGTGAGCGTGGCGTGCCACTGGTTCATCAGGTCGATCGTCGGCGTCACGACCAGCGCACCGACGCCGGCGTCGGCGATGGCCTGCAGCCCGAGGAACGTTTTCCCGCTGCCCGTCGGGAGGACGACGCTCCCTCGCCGATTGTGATTAGTCCAAGCGTCGAGGGCGGCCTGCTGATAGTCGCGTGGTTCGATGTGAAGCGCCGGTGTGAGATCGAGAGCAGGATAGGCCCGCGCAGCGTCTTCGAGAGCGTGATCGAAGCCGTCCTGCAGCGTTGATTGCTCGTTTTTGTCCGCCCACACGCCCGCCCATTCGAGGAGCGGTCGATACCGATACGCCTGGGCGCGGTATTCGTCGACGCGGTCGTCCCACTCCGCATACGGGGTATCGTCGGAGGCATCACGGAGCAGGAGGGTTCCGTCGTCGAATTCGATTCGCATTCAGTATCAAGATGGATGAGTTCGGACGGATTCAATCTGTGGATTGGACGAGGGTCGGTGAGACGTGGCGCTGTCTGTCTCTGGGGAGGGATGGTTCGAGTACGGACGCATGGCTCTCAGCGGTCGAGCCAGTACTGCCAGTCTGCGATCGCCTGTTCCGTGTTACTGCTGGCATCGACAGGCTCTAATTGCTCTAATGGCACGCCAAGTGTTCTGTCCATCCACTCCACCGTTACGAACATCTGGCTGAGCGTTGGCTCAGTCGGGGACATTTCGATAACGCGTACCGTTTCGCCCACATTCAGGGGCGATTCCGCTCGCTCGATGACACACCGTGCTTCGAAGGGAAAGTCCATCGTGTCGCCCAGATACGCGTGCCAGCCCATCGCCTGTTCTTCAGCACCGTACGTATCGACGGTGATCTGCGTCTCGATGCGTTCGTCTCGCTCTTCGTCTCTCTCGGCTCGTGGCATACCCCTCAGTATGCACTCTGTTCGTAAGGTACTCTGGACAGCCGGGTCCACCTATCGAAAGCTTGCTCGACTGTGACTGCAGAATTCATTGCTTGAGTCGCCGGACAAGATTAACCAACAGCACGTGTCAAATCCGATTATTGTTGGTTAATTCGATGGACTGGAGTTGTGTGATGACGTATAGAGGCCCCTCACGGCGTGAAACCAGCTTGATAGAGGCTACTCATTGTCATGTGACCAGGATGTGTGACATCAGCCAGTCAGCGTTCGACGTCGTCGATCCAATAGCGCACTGCGCTATGGAAATTCGTAGCCACAGTTCGGACAGAAGTTTTCGTCGCCATCCAGCAGAGAGAGGCACTCAACACAGATACGGTTGCTCGGAGCGGTGGCGATATCCTCTAGAAAGTCCATCGCAGTCTGTGACGCAGCACCCGGCCGATAGCCGTCAGCGTAGCCCGGCAGTGTCGAGGCCCATCGGACGGTCCCCTCATCATCGACGACCGCGACGTTCCCAGCGATGTCGAGTCTCCCGTAGCGTTTGAACGCCTCTGACGGTGTCTGGTCAATGGTCTGGTTCAACGCACGGTTGCGTTTGAGGTCGCGCTCGTAGACCTCCTCAGGCGTCGAGGAGCGTACGTCGCCTGGGAAGTCTGTGATCGGCCCGTGCTGCTCGTCGATCCGGTCGATCTCGACAGCGATGCCGTGCTCGTCGTGCAGCGTTCGCAAGAGCCGGAGCGCGTGGTCGTGCCACTCTCGGACGTCCGCATCGGCGTAGTAGCGGAGGATCATGTGTCCTGCTCAGTGGTTTCTGCGGCTGCGATGCGATCTGAGAGGCTTTGTGCGAGCCACTCGTTGGCGAGTTCGCTCGCATGATCGACCATCTCTTGATGGCTCATCCCCCCGGTTCCGAAGGATTTGTACACGTACCATTGTTCCGCGCTTGGTTCAAAGACGATCACGTGCGTCTTCGCTTCCATATCCAGCAGGAACGCTTCGATCGTACCGGGGGATGATCCCGGAAACCCCATAGCTCCGCGAATTTTCGGGTTATCGCTCTCGCCAATCTGCTTCACAATGTCGTCGGTAATTGGTCGGCTCGGAAGCGACGAGAGGAACGAAGGTGAGGTTTCTGAACCATCGGTCATATTGCGGCGATTCGTGAGGAGTTACCTTGAATCCGTGGACTCAATCGTCCCTGCTTGCTGTGCCCCATCCCCTTCGCTGTAATCTCAGACGATGTGCCAACCAGACTTCGATGACGAATTGGTCTGTGATGGGTGACGCAACCATGATCTATGTGAGGTTATCGCCCTTCGAATTCGTCTAACAGTTCATCCAACATCGGCCGGAGCTTGTACTTTTGAGAGTGTTCATCCCGGAGTTTCTGTACGTAGCCCCGCCACTCGTCGAGTTCGCCCGCAGCGTCGGCCGCCTTTCCGGCGGTATCTAGCCAGTCTCAGTACATCACAAAGCTGGTTAGTTGAGACGTCCGCTTGCTGAAGGTGTGTCTAATACCAAGCAAGCAGACGGTTCAATCCACGAGGACCAGCTCCTTAACTTCCTCGTCAACTCCCTTGACGAGGAAGTTGCACTCACTCTCGGTGAAAACGCTGAAATCGGTGCTGAAGACATCTACGAGGTCCTCGTCGGCGCCTGCGCCGACGGGACCTCGGTCTCTACACTCTGCAAGAGAAGCGAAGATGCACCTCACGAAAACTCGGTTCTCTACCATCTCCGCACCAAGTTCGACCTCGAGACGCTCGAACAAATCGGGAACACGCTCCTCCAGAAGGACGTTCTCGACGTCCTGCCTGAGCAGGTGGAGGTCTGCGCAGACCTCCACCTGCGGCCCTACTATGGTGACGAAGACGACACGGACGGTCTCTATCACTCCCAAGCAAAGCGTGGAACCACCGCGTTCCACGCGTACGCGACACTGTACGCACGCGTGAAGAACAAACGCTACACGCTGGCGGTGCGCCGTCTCGAAGACGGCGACACCGCCAGCAGTGTCCTCGCAGAGTTCCTCGGTATTCTCGACGGCCTTGACCTCGGTGTCAAGGCCGTCTATCTTGACCGCGAATTCTACGACAGCAAGTGTTTGACGCTGCTTCAGGCGCACAACCACGCGTACGTCATGCCGATCGTCCGCTGGGGACGAACGATCAAGCGAGAACTCTCAGAAGGGTGGAGTCGCGTGATTCAGCACAGTCTGACAGCGAAACTCGACGGTCACAGCTGGACCGTCGAGTTTCCCGTCTACATCGACTGTACCTACCAGAACGGACGGTACGACGAACATGGCGTGGCGCGTCACGGCTACGCCGCTGACGCGCCGTTCATCAACTCACCACGAGACGCTCGATACCACTACGCGAAACGCTTCGGTATCGAGGCGAGCTACCGACTCTCCGAGCAAACGATTGCGACGACTACGACACAGAATCCGGTCGTACGGCTGTTGTACGTCGTGGTGAGTTTGCTGTTACAGAACGTGTGGCGGTATCTGCACTGGGAGTACGTGGCGACGCCCCGCCGAGGCGGGCGTCGCCTCTGGGAGTGGTCGTACAAGGAATTCACCAACTTGATTCGACGGGCAGCGTGGACGGCCCTCGCGGTGCGTCGGGCCGTCCCCGCGAACCGGCCACCAGACGACCGGTTTAGCCGGTAACTCTTGACCGGGCTAGCCAGCGGTGTGAGTGGCGACGCTGTCGCGTCAGCGGCTGACCGCCGCCGACAGCGACAGCTCTCCACCGATTCGTCCATGATTCTCCCGTCGAGACCGTCAATGCAACCGCTCCGACACAGAACTCAGGCTTCAGAAACAGCTAGCCGAGGATGCTTTGTGAGGTACTGATTCTCGATTCGATGGCCCTCGCACTCGCCGCGCAGAGTGAGGAGTTACAGAGCGTCCCGGAAGATCCAGAACCGGACGTCCCGCGTATCCACTACCCGATCACGCCCGCGATTGCAAACAACCCGTGGAGTGAACCATGACGATTCACGAAGCAATCAACCGACTGGACGCGGAGTTTCGAGCTTGACATACAGGGAGTCACTTGGGCAGATCAGAGGGGTCCTGGGATTCGCAGGATTTCTCATCCTAATCTATGCTATAGAGCGACTGACTGCCACTCTGTTAGGCTTTCCGAATGAACGTTTGATGCTTGAAATGCTGAGTGTGGAGCAGAAGCGTCTCCTTGTACTCACGATAGGTCCGTTTGTTCACCGTGGGGTATCGCACATCGCTGAGAACCTGGTGTTTCTCCTCATCTTCGGAGGGTACATTGAATGGCAAGTCGGATGGAGGAAGCTGTATCTCTACTGTGCCGCCACGGGGTACGGGGCGAGCTGGATACTGTTAGTCATCATCGGAGGTGCTGGTGCTGTCGGGGCGAGTAGTATCACGAATGGGTTGGAAGCAGTTGCTGGAATTGTGGGATTCGTGCGGGTCGTTGAAGAACTCCGGAACGTAAATTCAGGAGCAGATATTCTCCGGGGCGTTTCCCACGTCATCCCGTTTGTGATTGGGCTCGGATTTGCTGCCTCAACGATTCAAGCTGCAACCATGTCACCAACCGACGCGACGCAAGCGATCCACGCAATTGGTGCTCTGATAGGCGTCATTGCGGCCACATATTATCCCTTGACTCAGCTTGGTACTGGTG
This genomic stretch from Haloferax volcanii DS2 harbors:
- a CDS encoding zinc ribbon domain-containing protein, with the protein product MILRYYADADVREWHDHALRLLRTLHDEHGIAVEIDRIDEQHGPITDFPGDVRSSTPEEVYERDLKRNRALNQTIDQTPSEAFKRYGRLDIAGNVAVVDDEGTVRWASTLPGYADGYRPGAASQTAMDFLEDIATAPSNRICVECLSLLDGDENFCPNCGYEFP
- a CDS encoding calcium-binding protein → MPRAERDEERDERIETQITVDTYGAEEQAMGWHAYLGDTMDFPFEARCVIERAESPLNVGETVRVIEMSPTEPTLSQMFVTVEWMDRTLGVPLEQLEPVDASSNTEQAIADWQYWLDR
- a CDS encoding rhomboid family intramembrane serine protease — its product is MTYRESLGQIRGVLGFAGFLILIYAIERLTATLLGFPNERLMLEMLSVEQKRLLVLTIGPFVHRGVSHIAENLVFLLIFGGYIEWQVGWRKLYLYCAATGYGASWILLVIIGGAGAVGASSITNGLEAVAGIVGFVRVVEELRNVNSGADILRGVSHVIPFVIGLGFAASTIQAATMSPTDATQAIHAIGALIGVIAATYYPLTQLGTGGMFSEVLS
- a CDS encoding DEAD/DEAH box helicase is translated as MRIEFDDGTLLLRDASDDTPYAEWDDRVDEYRAQAYRYRPLLEWAGVWADKNEQSTLQDGFDHALEDAARAYPALDLTPALHIEPRDYQQAALDAWTNHNRRGSVVLPTGSGKTFLGLQAIADAGVGALVVTPTIDLMNQWHATLTNAFGDQLPEPIGVLGGGSHDVTAITVTTYDSAYRYVNEYGDQFGLLVVDEEHHLPPPTYRQIPEMTIAPYRLGLTATYERPDGKHELLEDLLGPVVYREHVDDLAGEYLSEYETIHMSVDLTADERETYDEEYKLYRDYVDSHDFDLWKERGYQEFLKRTSYDPQGRRALIAKQRAERLARTATKKLDTLDNLIKRHHDDRAIIFTANNDFAYEISQEFIVPCITHQTKTDERTEILERFRTGEYSMLATSQVLDEGIDVPAANVGIILSGSASKRQYAQRLGRILRPTDDRQPARLYEIITEDTMETYVSQRRREGVNA
- a CDS encoding ISH3-like element ISHvo20 family transposase; the protein is MSNTKQADGSIHEDQLLNFLVNSLDEEVALTLGENAEIGAEDIYEVLVGACADGTSVSTLCKRSEDAPHENSVLYHLRTKFDLETLEQIGNTLLQKDVLDVLPEQVEVCADLHLRPYYGDEDDTDGLYHSQAKRGTTAFHAYATLYARVKNKRYTLAVRRLEDGDTASSVLAEFLGILDGLDLGVKAVYLDREFYDSKCLTLLQAHNHAYVMPIVRWGRTIKRELSEGWSRVIQHSLTAKLDGHSWTVEFPVYIDCTYQNGRYDEHGVARHGYAADAPFINSPRDARYHYAKRFGIEASYRLSEQTIATTTTQNPVVRLLYVVVSLLLQNVWRYLHWEYVATPRRGGRRLWEWSYKEFTNLIRRAAWTALAVRRAVPANRPPDDRFSR